The Trachemys scripta elegans isolate TJP31775 chromosome 14, CAS_Tse_1.0, whole genome shotgun sequence genome segment tgtaattttACCTTACAAGAGAggttttgcatgaagcatattccagttacattatattcacactcattagcatattttcataaaatcatatggagtgcaactcATACTGACCACTAAGAGTGATTGTCTtcaaccctgaagcatgaggatttataacCATTCCAAAAAGCCATGTTCATTGGGAAATGCCCAATATTCATCAGAAGCAAAATCCATCACGCTGTCATCCTCACCCCAGGGAAACGAACAGGTCATTTATTGCCTTCTGCCCGGACACAGAATTTGCAGATCTTATTTCAAAAGATGCTTTATTTGAATTTACTAAAATCAACTAGAGAAATGAGCGCATTTAGATTTGGATTCAAGGGTGATTATGCCACTGGCATCCGTTGATCAGAAGCGATCTCTGTTGGGAGAGCAGAGGTGTCCAGAGCAGGGCTCACACCTTTCATTTAATATCAAATGTCATCGTTCTGTCTCCTCCTGGCTCTGGAGCTGTCACCTGAAAAGGACAGAAGGACAGACCTTCAGCGCCACTTTACTAGCTAGGCAGCGAGatggcagaaaaggacctaggggttagggtggatcataaattgaatatgagttgACAGCACGGTGaggttgtgaaaaaggcaaataaaattcTGAGGTCTATTAATGGGAGCATCGTATGTCAGACATGGGAGGTCATTGTCCTGCTGTAGttggcattggtgaggtctcagctggaggacAGTGTACAGTTTCGGGTactgcactttaagaaagatgtgggcaaactgcAGAGAGTCCGGAGAAGAGCAATTAAAATgatcagaggtttagaaaacctgacctaggaggggaggttgaaaaaattgggcaGGTTGACTCTTGAggagagaaggctgaggggggaacctgataacaatcttcaaatatgcaaAAGGTTGCTAGAAAGAGgatggagaacaattgttctccacgGCCACCGAGGGACAGACAAGGAGGAATTGGCTGAGTTTGCAGCTagggagagttaggttagatactaggaaaaacttgctaGCTCTACGGATAATTCGGCTCTGGagcaggttacctagggaagGTTGTGgcatccctgtcattggaggttggacaaacatctgtcagggatgttttaggtatatttggtcctgcctcagcatggggtggggtggggctgggcgcTTCAGGTCCCTTTCAGACCTATATCACATGATTCCATAGTTGGGTACTTGGTGGATGTGTATGGGAATGGCTGGATGGGTGACTGTGGATAGGGATGTATGAGTGGGTGGATGGATACGCATGGGAATGTatggatgggtgtgtatggggaagGATGGATGGACGCACGTGTGATAGATGGATGGACACAGAGTCACCAGattggggccctgttgtgctgtgcgctgcccagacacagagtcacGGAGATCAGGGGCCCCTTGCACTGGGTGCTGCAGATGGTCCCTGCCTGGAAGAGTTCTCAGTGTAAATAGACAAAAGAAGGAGGATctccctgtgacgttgcactccatatggtttatggaaatatgcctatgaatatgacataactggaatatgctttatgctaaataccccttgtatggtgtcattagaaagcttgtcatctactaagtgtgttcatcctatttgtttgcatgtattatttctatagctGGAGTTAGgaaaataagatataaacttgtatcactgatgtaaacatattaagtggaggccattaaggatgctccagaaacaatcagttgtaaatggccttagttatttgaaagccttcctgtgtacgtgtgggccagcccatggggaatggagactagaGGGTCTTACTAGAGGATAATAAAATCCAtgttaaatctggtacttttccatttagaaggaggagtggggacccagagagacaaaagattcctaccttttgccaaagctataaaagggggtggaggaggacaAAAGAGGCTGCCACTCATGCAAAaccccctgcttaccacctgaggtgtctgctggaactaataaggactgtaccaggggaaaggattgggccaagactaggaaggagtctagtctgtgaaagaagcttattggaacatctctgagggtgagatattacctgtaatcagttttttaatgtattaggcttagtcTTGTGTGGTTTtgcttattttgcttggtgacttactttgttctattacttgaaaccacctaaatcctactttttatacttaataaaatcattttttgttcattattaaatgcagagtaagtgattaatacctgggggagcaaacagctgtgcatatctctctaccagtgttatagagggtgaacaatttactaatttaccctgtataagctttatacagagtaaaatggatttatttggggtttggatcccattgggagctgggtgtctgggtgctggagacaagtacctgctgagctgttttcagttaagtctgaagctttgggggtgtggcccagaccctgggtctttgttgcaGCAGgcaggcatgtctggctcaacaagtcagggttctggaagtcccaagctggcagggaaaatgggctcagaggtaatttcagcacatcaggtgacagtcccaaggggatctctgtgaccaaacccatcacacgcACCCCTGGTCCAGATGGGGATGCTATCAACAGAGACCACCCCATTGCCCTGTCCTACCTGTCTCAGGCAGGGCAGTAGCTCCACTGATGGTCCCTGTCATAGTTGTCTGTGGTGGAACACCAGAACTTTCCCTTGGCCTCTGCCAGGTTGGTGCAGGTGCGGAATTTAAACTTCTTGTAGATGAAGGGGAAGACACAGGGCTTGTCATAGTCTGCAGCCAAACACACCACCAGCAGGTGAGAACCATGGCCAGAATCACAGGCAGCACATAGCAAATGCAGGCGACATCAGACTGGAAGCAAACACTTTGTTAGATAGTTCCCCATGCAGCTTAGGGCTACGGGAGAGAGTGCAGCCCTGTGACGGGGTGCCAGGCAGAGCAACGAGAGACTTGGATACTATGCCtggctctgctgggtgacctttagCTAGGCACGGCccagctccgtgcctcagtttacccagttCTGCAACATGGGGCTAACGACCCAAAGATGCCAAGGGGAAAGGCAAAAAATGTCTCTGCTGTTCGGGGTTATGTATGCGAAATTTGTTAGGTGGTTTGTGGGTCCGTGGGAAGTCTATTTAGCCAGTTTATACAGGCACAGGTGGTTAGACACAGCCACACCTCAGATGTGTTTTTGGGTACATCCTCTGTGGTTATTACATGCATTAGTCAAGGCCTCTAGATACTAGTGTGAGATCTGGGATCCTTTTTGCTGGGCACTGCCCAGGTAAACAGTTGCTGAGATTGGGGCACTGAGTGCCACCCAGACACAGAGtcactgagatcaggaccccgtcACACTGGGCGCTGCTCAGACACAGAGtcactgagattggggccccatcatgccgggcactgcccagacacaaAATCAGGGTTGTGCGAGGCGCTGCCCAGACAGACAGAGACCGACAGGCCCTGTCTCAAAGTGCTGCCAATCTAAACAGCCAGCAGAAGGAGCCCCACCGCTCCAGGGCGATTTGGGGGATGGTTCTAAGAACTGCTGAACAGCTGCTACCCATGAACTTCAGCTTGCTCAGCTTTTCCTAAAGGGCGGAGGGTGGGgaccaaaaaaccaaccaacctgctcttaagtgactcacccaaagagtctatgacagagccaggaattgaaccagaCCTCGTTGAGCCAAACACCTTAACCGCAAGGTTCAGCTTCCTCCATCCCCTGTCCTACCTGGCTTGGAGCAGTAAGTCCACTTCTTGTCCACGTCGTAATTCCCGGTGGTGCTGCACCACAGTTTTCCCGAGCTCTCTCCGTCGCTGGTGCAGGTGTAGTACACTTTCTTCTTATAGATGAAGGGGAATGCACAGCTCTTTCCTACTGCGTTCCCACCCAGGGCTAGGGAGGCAAAGGGAGGTGGTTATAGACACCACCAACACACCCACCTGCCTATGGTATAACGGCTCCCGCATCCCACTATGACCTGGCCACCCATCACCAACAGCCAAGAAATCTCAGGTAGGcgttcatagatcccaaggccagaagggaccattgtgatcatctagtctgacctttagAACTCAGGCCAGTGAATTTCCCCTGGTTCGCTCTGTGTTAAACCCAATAACTTGGGTTTCACTCAAGTATCTTCTAGAACAGCATCCGGtctggatttgaagacatcaTCATGGCCAAAGCATCTTCCAGGAGGGCCAACAGGAACCTGGCTTCCCAAAACCCACTGACTCTATcggttctgggtctgattctatGGCTGCTCCTAGACCCTGGCCTTGAACCTTTCCTGAAGGAATCCTTAGAGGCTCATTTAGCTGCTGGGAGGGGTGTGTTGTAATCCACTATCCCATCCACCAATCAGATAGACTCCCactgcccaactcccattggtaTCAAAGTTTCACAACTCCTCATTGGCTCAGGGGCACAGCAGAGATGTGATGAGATCATACAGGAGATCTGGAGGCCCCTGGACAACTCGGTAAACAGAGGtggatgaaatttttcagatgaattttttttggcaaaaagtaCAGATTCAGTGAAGCCAAAATGTGTTGTGAATTTGTGCCAGTTTTGTGGGATTGTTCATGTCGGAAAAATGAtcaaaaattcagaaaaagtCAATTCTTCAATTTGAAACAACTTCTGCTTTCAAAATCCcctattttattaaaaccaaaatttagaaagtttaaaaaatgctcaaaattgaaatgaaatgtttcatttgacccaaagggatttttttccccttaaattttCAGTtcaatgaaaatttaaaacaaatcatcTTTGGGATCCAgccaaaacaattttgtttcctGATTTTTTACTTCACGAAAAGTATCAATGAAAATTTCAGTTCCAGGATCcacccaaaatgtttttttccctgatCTTACAAATGATGGAAAATTTCGAACAAGCTTGTTTCTGGGATCCTCCCAAAACACATTGCCCCAATATTTTTGATTAATTAAAAactgtgaaatatttcattttctggACAACCCGAGACAaatgtttttctaattttttgaCACACTGAAAATTTCAGAAATTTCTTTTTAGGAACGCAGTCTAAACCATTTTTATGACTTTGCAATgcaatgacaatttttaaaaaaattaactttcatGATCTACCTGAAATGATTTCCCTCCCCGATTTTTTGATTCAATGACAAtttcaaaaaattcattttcatggCAATCCACGAcaagctcctccccccaccccgatttttcagAATCACCAGCAAACCACAAATTAGTTATTTTCCCGGCTGTATGGGAAAAGCCAGAGTCAGatctgccccagagggaatataCGAAGAGACTGGATACATTACTGATATCTGGACAGTAGCTCCACAGCTTATCCTGGTTGTAGTTCTGGGTTGTGGCGCACCAGAAATTTCCCATCTTGCCTCCAGCATTCGTGCAGCTGTGAAATAGCTTGGTTTTGTAGATGAAAGGAAATATGCAGCGCTGACCATTCGAGTTCCCCCCATAGGCTACAAAGGCAACGAGTAAATCAGAGTGAACAGCAGGAATGCCAAAGAGAGCGACCGTCGTGGCCGTTTTCTTAGCAAAAAAGAAAAGCCGGGGTAGGTGTGTCTCATCTCACTGCTGTGGCGAAAGCCAAAGATAATTTTGTATAGTGGGTGAATGGCATTGCGCCTAGGAGCATGGGATCACCCCAGGGCCCATCTAGTCTGCCATCCTGTCTCTGACGGCCGCATCACAAGGAGGTGCCAGGCAATCTGGCTGCACCGGGGAAGCCATTTGTAGCATGCAGCCCCTCCAGCGAGCTCAATTTGACCCGCAAGACTGGGTGACAGCATTCCCTGTGTTAGAGCTCCACGTACCGGCATGTCCTCCACAAACCCTTTCCCCCTGTGCCGACACGGAGCGCTCTGGTCATGGCCGGGACTCACCCTTGCTAAAGCAGAAGCGCCAGAGATGGTCTTTGTCGTAGTTGGAAGTGGTAGCACACCAGGGCCGTCCCATCTGATCATCGACTGCCGTACAGTTCTGGTAGGTCTTGCCCTTATAGATGAAAGGGAAGACGCAAGGGGAGCTGTCTGAATTTCCCCCTGCAGCTGGTGGAGAAAGAGGCAAgggaggaaagggttaaaaacagGGCAGAAGGCAGGACTCAGGGCAGGCGATTTTCTGGGAGAACTGGGCGTGAATTTTcccaacaaaatgatttttttaagtggaaaaaaTGCCAATTCATGGGAATCGAAAGTGTTTGGGCCTTTTGATGAATGTTGCTGGTTTTGATGCATTTCCCGACTTGAAGATGAAtcagctctcccctgacatctagtggtgagccgTGGAAGAgcacttcaggagctgatctcacttgcatggacacacccaccctgcctaggtgctcagcatgatgggattgctggcccaatgatcacttttggctggtgtggga includes the following:
- the LOC117887067 gene encoding 72 kDa type IV collagenase-like, which encodes MGRPWCATTSNYDKDHLWRFCFSKAYGGNSNGQRCIFPFIYKTKLFHSCTNAGGKMGNFWCATTQNYNQDKLWSYCPDITLGGNAVGKSCAFPFIYKKKVYYTCTSDGESSGKLWCSTTGNYDVDKKWTYCSKPDYDKPCVFPFIYKKFKFRTCTNLAEAKGKFWCSTTDNYDRDHQWSYCPA